AAAACATCCACCACTAATTCGGCCACATCCTCTGGTTGCATCATGTGGTCCTCATCGCCGATCTTGAGCCCCGCACTTGCCGCCAATTCTGTATTGACGGTGCTCGGCGCCAGCGCCGTCACCCGGATGTTGTTCTTGCGGACTTCTTGCATCAACGACTCCGTGAAGCCCATGATGGCGAACTTCGACGCGGAATACGCGGAAGTTGTCGCGGATGCCCGTTCACCCGCTGTCGAACTGATGTTGATGATGTTCCCAACGTTCTGCGCCACCATAATCGGAAGAACGGCGCGTGTGACGTAATACGTCCCCATCAGGTTGACTTGAATCATGCGCTCCCAGACTTCCGGGTCCATGTCAATGATGCGCCCAAATTGCGCCGTGCCTGCATTATTGACCAATATATCGACAGAACCCAGTTCCTGATGCAATTTCTGAACAGCCTCGTCAACCGCTCTGCGGTCAGTAATATCCACCGGCGCGATAGCCGTCTTGACGCCATAGGTCTCCCGCACATGTGCGGACACTTGCTCTAGGTCCTGCTGTGTTCGAGCCAAAAGCCCGACGTGAACCCCTTCTTTTGCCAAACGTTCGACGATGGACCGGCCAATTCCCTTGCCAGCCCCAGTCACCAATGCAACTTTGTTCCGTAAATCCATATGTAACCCCTCCTTGCCCTTCGTCTCTATCTCAACGACGAAGGTCTCCAGAACAAAAGAATACTCCTCATCCTGCAAACTTCCAAATCGCTAACTCGTGTCTTGCAGTATCCTTTGATATACCTTGAAAGAGCGCCCGTCAGTGTGCTAGGATCCTTTTGTAAAACGCAAATATCAATAAGGATTACATAACTGGCGGATTCGTGGGTCACCACAAGGGAATGTAATCTGTTATCGCCGACCGCCTGGGCATCTTGTACAAAGATCCCAGGCGGTTTTTGTGTTGTTTTGTATGTTGACTAGTGAACTACGACAAAGGAGTCGAAGAGACATGTACGGAGCCCCGCTATCCAGCAAGGCAAAAAAGATGATGCTACTCGGCGCAGGCGAACTAGGAAAAGAAGTTGTACTCGAGGCACAACGACTCGGTGTCGAGACCATTGCGGTTGACCGTTACGAAAATGCCCCCGCGATGCAAGTCGCGCACCGCGCGCACGTCATCGATATGACAGACGGTGCACAGTTGCGTGCGGTCATTGAACGCGAGCGTCCAGATCTCGTCGTCCCAGAGATTGAAGCCATTGCGACAGCGACCTTAGTCGAACTCGAAGCAGAAGGGCTCCACGTCGTCCCGACGGCGCGGGCGGCACAACTTACGATGGATAGAGAGGGCATCCGCCGGCTCGCGGCGGAGACATTGAACCTGCCGACGGCCCGCTACGAATTTGCCGATTCGCTCGAAGAACTGCGGGCAGCAGTCGATCGAATTGGAACCCCATGTGTCGTCAAGCCGATTATGAGTTCGTCTGGGAAGGGACAAAGCGTCTGTCAATCGCCCGACGACGTCGAGTCCGTCTGGGCGTATGCCATGGAAAGCGGCCGTGTGCGAAACAACCGCGTCATCATCGAGTCATTTGTCCAATTCGACTCCGAGATCACACTGTTAACTGTACGATCCGCCTCCGGCACCAGCTTCTGTGCGCCAATTGGACATATTCAAAAAGACGGCGACTATATTGAGTCGTGGCAGCCGCACAACATCACGGATGCGCAACGCCTTGAGGCAGAGCATATCGCCAAATCTATCACAGACGCCCTGGGCGGTTATGGAGTGTTTGGCGTGGAATTGTTCATTGCCCCCGACAAGGTGTATTTCAGCGAAGTGTCCCCGCGGC
Above is a genomic segment from Alicyclobacillus acidoterrestris containing:
- a CDS encoding 3-ketoacyl-ACP reductase: MDLRNKVALVTGAGKGIGRSIVERLAKEGVHVGLLARTQQDLEQVSAHVRETYGVKTAIAPVDITDRRAVDEAVQKLHQELGSVDILVNNAGTAQFGRIIDMDPEVWERMIQVNLMGTYYVTRAVLPIMVAQNVGNIINISSTAGERASATTSAYSASKFAIMGFTESLMQEVRKNNIRVTALAPSTVNTELAASAGLKIGDEDHMMQPEDVAELVVDVLKLPQRVFVKNAGLWMTNPQ
- the purT gene encoding formate-dependent phosphoribosylglycinamide formyltransferase, whose product is MYGAPLSSKAKKMMLLGAGELGKEVVLEAQRLGVETIAVDRYENAPAMQVAHRAHVIDMTDGAQLRAVIERERPDLVVPEIEAIATATLVELEAEGLHVVPTARAAQLTMDREGIRRLAAETLNLPTARYEFADSLEELRAAVDRIGTPCVVKPIMSSSGKGQSVCQSPDDVESVWAYAMESGRVRNNRVIIESFVQFDSEITLLTVRSASGTSFCAPIGHIQKDGDYIESWQPHNITDAQRLEAEHIAKSITDALGGYGVFGVELFIAPDKVYFSEVSPRPHDTGLVTLITQDLSEFALHVRAILGFPIPEITLCTPGASRALKSPIASDAYQVRGIDKALAVSQTQVRLFGKPTATVGRRLGVVLSAGRDVATARDRAETAACGIEITHP